The genomic region GTCAAGAATGTCGGCCGAATACCAGGGCCCGATCGCCTCACCATCGGCTGACGCCAGGGCCAGAGAGATGGGCTTGGTGACCTCGATGGAGTTTCGGAAATGCTCGCGTCGGTTGGCGCCATGGTCTTTTTCCCCCTCTTCCTGGAGGGATCCGCCCGCCTCAGAACCATCGCCAGGGACCTGGATGAATGGGCTCGTGAGAGTGGGTTCGGTCACAGTGATGAGAATGAAGAGGACTGTGAACGATTGAGCAGCTGAGCTCGCTTGATCTCATCAACATTAACGGTGTCTACACTTGCCGACAGCCCAGGCCAAGGGACCCTTCCAGCCCATCGGCAGGCTTGACAACAGGCCCGTAAACCCCCCTGATTCGTAACAACGGTCACCAGAGCGGGTCCCACCGCTGTTCATGATCACGACCTCCAAAGGGCCCCCATGTTCACGGATTACAGGCCCCACAAGGGCTACGACGAGTACTTCAGCGCCACGGCCCAACCCCGCCAGGCCCTCAAGCCCCTGCTTTCCTCCCTCGGGCAGCTAGGCCTCGATCAGCTCAACACCAGCCACGCCGCGGCGGAGATCCTGCTCAAGCGCCTCGGGGCCACCTTCCGCCTGAACGACTCAGGTGACAAGGGCAGCGAACGCATCCTGCCCTTCGATCCCCTGCCCCGCCTGATCTCCACCAGCGCCTGGCAGATCCTGGAGAAGGGCCTGGTGCAGCGCCTGGAGGCCATCGACGCCTTCCTGGGCGACGTGTATGGACCCCAGAAGATCCTCCGCGACGGCGTTGTGCCCCGCGAAGACGTAGAGAGCTCCCAGGGCTGGCGCCCCCAGATGAACGGCTTCAAGCCACCCTTGGGCCGCTGGTGCCACGTCTCCGGCCTGGATCTGATTCGCGACGGCTCGGGGACCTGGCGGGTGCTGGAGGACAACCTGCGCTGCCCCTCCGGCGTGGCCTACTTCCTGGAGAACCGGCGCGTCATGAAGCGCATGTTCCCCAGCCTGTTCGCCGGTCGGGCCGTGCAACCGATCGACGACTACGCCTCCCACCTGCTGCGCACCCTGCGGGAGCTGGCCCCCTGGACCGACTCCCCCAAGGTGGTGCTGCTCACTCCCGGGGTGTTCAACAGCGCCTACTTCGAGCACAGCTACCTGGCCCAGCAGATGGGCATCCAGCTGGTGGAGGGCCGTGATCTGGTCTGTGAGGGCAATCGGGTGTGGATGCGCAGCACCGCCGGGCTGGAGGTGGTGGATGTGATCTATCGCCGCATCGACGATGACTTCCTCGATCCAGCTGTCTTCCGCAGCGATTCGATGCTGGGAGTGCGGGGGCTGATGGAGGCCTACCGGGCCGGCCGGGTCGCGATTGCCAATGCCCCAGGCACCGGCGTCGCCGACGACAAGCTCATCTACGCCTACGTGCCGGAGATGATCCGCTACTACCTGGATGAAGAGCCGATCATCGAAAACGTTCCCACCTACATCTGCTCCCGCGAAGACGACCGTGCCTACGTGCTGGCCCACCTCAAGGAGCTGGTGGTGAAATCAGTGGCGGAGGCCGGGGGCTACGGCATGCTTATCGGTCCCCATTCCACGGAAGAGGACATCCTTTCCTTCGCCGCCAAGATTCAGGCCGACCCGCGCAACTTCATCGCCCAGCCCACGTTGGATCTCTCCACGGTGCCGTCCCTTAGTGAAGGAGAGCTCTATCCCTGCCATGTGGATCTGCGCCCCTATGTGCTCCGCGGCCAGGATGCCTGGGTGAGCCCCGGGGGCCTCACCCGCGTCGCCCTTCGCCGGGGCTCCTTGGTGGTCAACTCCTCCCAGGGGGGCGGCTGCAAGGACACCTGGATCGTGGACGAAGCCTCATGCTGAGCCGTGTCGCCGACTCGCTTTACTGGATCAATCGCAATGTGGAGAGGGCCGAGAACATCTCCCGCTTCGTCGAAGTCAGCGAGGCTATGGCGCTCGACTGCCCCCCCGGCAGCGCCGAACCATGGCTGCCCCTGATCGACGCCTGCGGCGATCGAGAGCTGTTCGACAAGCTCTACCCCCAGGGCCAGCCCGAGGATGTGGTGCGCTTTCTGGTGCGGGAGGAGGGCAACCCCAGCAGCATCGTCAACTGCATCGCCGTGGCCCGGGAAAACTCCCGTCAGATCCGCGAGGTGATCACCACCGAGATGTGGGAGCAGATCAACGGCCTCTACTGGACGTTGCAGGAGAGCGACACCTTCTGGGCGCAGCCCCCCCAGGAGCAGCTGCGGGAGATCCGCCGTGCCTGCCAGCTCTACTACGGCATCACCGACGCCACCTTGAGCCGCGATCTCTCCTGGCACTTCTCCCGCCTGGGCCGGCTGATCGAGCGTGCCGACAAGACCAGCCGCATCCTGGATGTGAAGTACTTCCTGCTGCTGCCCAGCCCGGAGGATGTGGGCGGTGTTCTTGATGAACTCCAGTGGATTTCACTGCTGCGCTGCACGGGGGCCTACCAGATGTTCCGCCAGGCCCAGCAGCAGGGCATCACCCCCAAGGCCGTGGCGGAATTTCTGCTGCTCGATCCGATCTTCCCCCGCTCGCTGCGCTACTGCCTGGAGGGCATCAACCGGACCCTGCGCGTGATTCGCGGCAATCCCGTGCCCGGTCCACCCGATGATCTGGAGTGCCTCAGCGGCCTGATGCTGGCCTCCTGGAGTTTCGTGCGGATCGATGAACTGATGGCCCAGGGGCTCCACGAGGCCATCGATCAATTTCAGAGCGATCTCAACCGGCTGCACGCGCAGATCGACGGGCGGTACTTTGTCATTTCCACCCCCTCCCTCCCCAGTCCACCGGAGCCGGCATGCGCGCCCGACTGACCCACACGCTCACCTACCGCTACAGCGCACCGGTGCAGCTCGGGCCCCATCGGGTCTGCCTCAAGCCCCGCGGCCACGGATTCCAGCGACTGATCAGCTTCGCGCTGCGCTTTTCGCCGGAACCCAGCCGCTCCTGGCCCCTGGTGGCCGCCAGCGGCGATGAGATCCAGCGGGCCTGGTTTCTGGGCGACACCGACAACTTTGAGCTCCAATCCTTGAGTGAAGTGGAAACCTCAATGCCACCTCCCCTGGAGATCTGCCTGGAGCAGAATCGCCTCGCCCTCCCCTATCCGGTGGGGCATCTCAACGGCGATCTGATGGGCAGCCTTGAGGGCTGGCTGCCCAATGGGCAGCACGACCCTGCCGCCGTGGAGCTGGCCCAGGAGGCCCTGATGGGCAGTGACCAGCAGGCGCTGATGTTCCTGGCCCAGCTGGTGGAAACGATCCAGGACCGGGTCAAGTACACCCAGCGCCACTCCGGTCCAGCCTGGCCCGCCGGCCGCACCCTCAAGGAGCGCGTGGGTTCCTGCCGCGACCTGGCGATGCTGATGATCGAGGCCTGCCGCTGCGTGGGGCTGCCGGCCCGGTTCGTCAGCGGCTACCACCTGGTGGAACCCGCACCGGAACGCTACGACCTCCACGCCTGGGCGGAGGTCTACCTGCCCGGAGCCGGCTGGCGCGGCTTCGACCCCAGCGGCATGGGGGCAATCGATGACCGCTACATCCTCCTGGCCACCTCCTCGAAACCGGACCTCACCGCGGCCGTCAGTGGCACCTACTCCGGGCCACCGGGGGTGGAGAGCAAGTTCAAATGGTCGATCACGGCCGAAGTGCTCGACGAGACTCACCTGAGCGTCCCGATTGCCCCCAGCCTGAGCCGATGACCCTCGCTGGCCATCCGCTTCAGTCGAACCTGGCCGACGAGGTCAACCAGCGCCTGATCCGAATCATGGCGTTGGTGGGACTGCTCGGCAGCGCCCTGATCGGGATGTCCACAGGCTCCCTGGCCCTGATCGCAGCCAACCGCAGCATCGTGCGTCAGAGCGATCAGATCAGTGCCTCGATCAGCACCTTCCTGCAGGCGGAAAGTAGCAAAAGCGAACAGCAGCGAATGGTGCAGCTTTACCGCAGCCAGACCGTCAGCCCTGACACCGACAGCCTCGATCAGCTGGTGGTGTTCGACGGGAGTGGCCAGGTGCTGCTGAGCTCGAGGCCATCCCTGGTGGGCCGCTCCCTCGCGGAGCTGCTCCAGCGCGGCGACCTTGGCGACGGTGTTGATCGCGCCAGCCTGCGCTGCTTCGCCCAGCCCACCCCGGGCTGCCGCCTGGCCAGCCGATCGTTCCACCTGCCCTGGCAACGCACCCAGACCGAGTGGCGGCTGCTGAACCAGCTCAGCTTCGACGCCACCCCAAGGGAAACGCGTTACCTGGTGCTGATGACCTTCAACGCTGAGGCCACCAACCTGCTGGTGTTTCAGCAGATGCTGCTGCTGGCGAGCCTCAGCATCCTGATCCTGGGCAGTCTGCTGACCGTGCTGACCCTGACCCTCAAGCAGAGCTTGCTTCCCGGATTGCATCAGGTGGCCGAAACCGATGGGCTGACGGGCCTGGCCAATCGCCGCACCTTCATGGAAATCAGCGAAAAGATGCTGAACCGGGGCCTCGATGAGGGCCTGCCCTTTGTGCTCACGGTGATCGACATCGATTTCTTCAAACGCGTCAACGACACCTACGGCCACGTCTGTGGGGATGCGGTGCTCAAGGCGGTGGCGCAACAGATTCGGGTCTCCGTGCGTGAGCGTGACCTGGTGGGCCGGCTGGGGGGCGAGGAATTCGGCTTGGTCCTGTCCAGCAGCACCACCACGGCCGATTCGATTCTCGAGCGCGTGCGTCAGCAGGTGGAAGCCTCACAGATCGATTGGGAGGGTGAACCCGTGAAGGTGACGATCAGCCTGGGGGCCGCCAGCAGCGAACACCTGGACCACTCCCTCGATCACCTCTATGCCGCCGCCGACACGGCTCTTTATCAGGCCAAATCGGAGGGGCGGAACCGGGTGCGCTGGGCGGCGGCTCCCCGCCCTGCGTCCAGCTCCGCCAACAACCCCTCCCCCCCACAAACGGACCGCCGATGACCACTCCTCCCTGGCTCACCGGGTCCCTGGCCGTCGCCAGTGAGATCGATCGCCGCCTGGCCGCCGCCGGCGTGAAGCTCACCCTCGGTGGGGAACCCACCTACGTGCCGGACCTGCCGGAAGGGGCCGAGTGGACCGTGGCCGCCGATGGCCCCACCAAGCTTGGTTACGCGCGGGCCCTGGGCCTGGAACTCCAGCGCCGAGCCTGGCCCAGCAGCACATTGATCTATTGCCCGGGCAAGCGTTACGACGGCGAGGTGAACCCCCGTTGGGCCCTGCGCCTGATCATCGGAGCCGACGGAGAACCGATCGTGCGCTGGCCCCAGCAGGGAATCAGCGACGAGGCCGCCGCGGCCCTGGGCCCCCTGCTTGAGGCCGATGCTCTGCCCTTCCTGGAGGCCATCGGCGCGTCCCTGGGTTGCGGCCTGCGGCCCCTGGCCCTGCGGGACACCCTCGACCCGGAGCGGCGGGTCTGGGCCGCCCCCCTCTGCCACCACGACCCTGAACTCGATCCGGAGGCCCCACCGGGTTGGGAGGCCGCCGAATGGCCGCTGGATGAACCCCTGAGGGAGCTGCTGGGCGCCGCCGGACCGGCGGGTCTGCGCTTGCCCCTGCAGCATTTCCCCGAGGGTGTGCTGCGCCAGGTGCTCACCCTGGAGGTGCACCCCGGCGGCTGGAGCCTGTTCCTGCCGCCCCTGGCGCGGGAGCCCCTGGAGCAGCTGCTGCGCTTGATCGCCGCCGCCAGCGCGGGGAAAAGCCAACCGCTGCTGAGCGGTGTGCTGCCCCTGGACATCACCGGCCACTGGCAGGTGCTGGGGCTGACCGCCGATCCGGGTGTGCTGGAGGTGAACCTGCCGGTGTGCGCCAACTGGCAGGCCTATGCCGGCTGGATGGTGAGGCTCGAGGAAGCGGGGGCGACGGTGGGCCTGCGCTCCTGGAAGGACGACGATGGTCACATCGTCGGCACCGGCGGCGGCAACCACCTGCTCTGGGGCGGCCCCGATCTGGAAACGAACCCCTTCTTCAGCCGCCCCGCCTGGCTGGTGGGGGTGCTGCGCTTCTGGCAGCGCCATCCCAGCCTGGCCTACCTGTTCAGCAACCCCTCGGTGGGTCCCGCCTCCCAGGCCCCGCGGCCCGATGAGGGCAGTGCCTCCTGGCTCGATCTGGAGCTCGCCCATCAGGTGATCGAAGACCTGCCAGAGGGCGATCAACGCGTGCTGATCAGCGAAACCCTGCGCCACCTCCATGCCGACCGCAGTGGCAACACCCACCGCAGTGAGATCAGCATCGACAAATTCTGGAATCCCGCCTGGGCCGCCGGCTGCCAGGGACTGATCGAGTTTCGGGCGATCGAAACCCTGCCGCGCACCGAATGGATCGGGGCCATCGCCCTGCTCTGGAGCGCCCTGGCGGTGCATCTGCTGGAGCCAGCGCACCGGCCGGAGACGATGGAGCCCTTCGGCCCCCGGCTCCACGACGCGCTGATGCTGCCCAGCGCCCTGCTGGCCGACCTGGAGGCGGTGCTGGCCCGGCTGGCGGCCGATGGACTGATGCTCGATCCCAAGACCTTCCGTACCATCTGGGACTGGCAGAACCCACGGCTGCTGGCCTGGGAGCAGGGGGAGGCACGGCTGGAGGTCCGCCGGGCCCGGGAAGCCTGGCCATTGCTCTGCGACACCCCGGTGGAAGGGGGCAGCACCAGCCGCTTCGTCGACAGCTCCCTGCGCCGCTTCGAACTGATTTCCTCCGCGGCCTTCCGCCAGCGCTTCGCGGTGGTGCTGAACGGGCGACCGCTGACCCTGGGAGAACGGCCGGTGGCCGTGCGTTATCGCCAGGAGCAGCTCTACCCCTGCCTGCATCCCGCGATCGCCCCCCATGTGCCCCTGGAGCTGGCGGTGCTGGAGACCGGCGCCGGCTCGGACGCGGCACTGGAGGGCTACTGGACCCTGGCCAGCGAGCGCGACGGCTTCCGTCCGGAGACCCCTAGCGACGGGAGCTCTCCCGGCGAAGGGCTGAAGGCGGCCCCCTGGCGCGCCGCCAACCCCGGGGACGTCACGGTCGATCTGCGCCTGGAACCCCTGCCCGCCTGAAACCCTTTCGCCAGCCCCACCACCGATGCAACGCCCTACCGCCCGCCTGCTGCTGAGCGCTCTGCTGCTCATGGGCTTCGCTGGGGCTTCTGCGGCCGAGGCCGCCACCCCCAAGACCACCCGCCGGGGCCCGGCAGCCGCCGCCAAGACCACCCCCTTGGCCCGCTACCGGATCAGCGCGGAGACCACCACCGCGCGCACGATCAAGATGCCGTCCTTGGGCCAGATGATGGGCGGCGGCTCGGTGAGCTTCAGCACCGAGACCAACCGGAGCCTGCTGCTGCGGCTCCAATCCCCCCGCACCCCAGCCACCGCACCCCAGGCGGAGCACAGGATCCCTGCGAGACTGCAACTGGGCACGGCCCTGCCCCTGCTGAGCCCCCAGGGCAGCAGCCCTGAGCCGCCTGGGGAGATCCCGCCGATCGAGCCCGGCGCCAAGGCGAGGCTGCTGCGCTTCTGGGGCTGTGGCGCCCAGGCGGGACCCGGTCAGCCGGAGGTGATCGAGCTGGGCACCGACCGCACGCGGCTGGCGGAAGCGTTCAGGACCCTTCGGGCCAACCCCGCCCTTCGCCCTGGGCCCGGCGGCACCACCGGCACCTGGCCCAGCGGCAACGAGTCCCCGAAGATTCCCCTCAGCGCCTCCCTGGTGGGGGAGCACGTGGTGAGCGGGAACTACAGCCCCGAGATTCGTTTCAGCCTCGATGGCTCCCAAGATTTCCTCGGCGCCCTGGATCTGAAAACGGCCCCGGAGGGTGAGGCCCTGCGCCTGAGTTGGGGCACGCTGCCCAAGGCCCTGGCCTACGGCGGCCAGGTGATCGGCCTGGGCAAAGGCGGCGGCAAGGAGAACCGGGACATCGTGATCTGGGAATCCAGTGCCCAGCGCGATGGACTCAGCCAAGCCGAAGGCGAGCTCACCCCATCGGTGGTCGCCAAGCTGGTGGCCCAGGGGCAGCTGCTGGGCCCTGAGCGCAGCTCCTGCGTGATGAGCGCCGAAGCGCGTCGGGCGATGGAGTTACCCACCACCAGCCTGCAGGCCTACGGCGGCGTGACCGTTCTCCAAGGCCCCGATTGGGTGGTGACGCTGGAGCGCCAGTCGCGGACGACCTTGCCGCCCTTCGACGGGATGGGCCTCCCAGACGGCGGAGGCAAGCCCGAGGGCAAAGGGGGCAAGGGAGGCGGGGGCTTCAACCCCTTCAAGCTGTTCTGAGGCTTTCCCTACCAGCTCACCCCGTGCAGCTTGGGCAGCGGCGCGGTGCGGGAGGTGGTGGCGAACAGACGCGGGATGCGGCTGCTGTTGTAGACCCGGAACTCACGCACGAGGCTGGCCCCCTTTTCCCGCACCGCCTGGTTGAGCACCAGGGAGCCATTGGGGTCGGAGACCGAGCGGTGGAAGGTGCCGGGAGGAATGCGCAGGATGTCGCCACCCATCTCCAGGCGCACGATGTGGAATGGGTAGTTCCAGCCCAGGTTGACCAGATAGAAGGTGCGCCCGCCCTGCATCGCCAGCAGGTTGTCCTCCTGGTGGGGGTGCAGATAGAACTGCCAGGAACCGCTCTCAGGATCGTCGGGGGGGCTGATCGCCGGGCCCGTGTGCACCACCAGATCACGGGCATTGGAGGTGGGCACGGTGATGTCGAAGAAACGCACCGCGGGGGTGTCGCGGAACTTCTCGTAGGGGATCAGCTCGAACATCGGTGCCGGGCGTGGTCCCCGCCGGGCTGGATCCAGAAGCAGGCCTGAACTGGGCATGGCGATCGTCCTTCCGATCAAGGAAGGTCAAGTCCTCCCACCTAACCGAACCGCCGCCCCCCCGGGCCGTTCAGTTCGCTACCGAACGGGCGGTAATCCAAGGTTCGCAGCCGGTGCTGCAAGTGGCGTCATCACCCATCGGTGGCCACCCGGGTGCATTGCTTCAATGAGCAGGCCACCCCACCCGAGCCCGCCGTGCCCTCCTTGCGTGCGTTTCTCTCCCCGCTGTCGGCCCTGCTGCTGGTGACGGGCCTGGGCTTGAGCCCCCTGGTTGCCAGCGCCCAGCAGAGCCAGCCGATCCGCTCCAGCCAGCGACGCCCCACCGTCTCGGTACCCGACTTCAAGAACACCGTCACCCAGAGCACCTGGTGGTGGCAGGGGCCCGTGGCCCAGGACCTGGCCGCCGCCCTGGCCAATGAACTCCAGGCCACCGGTGATCTCCAGGTGGTGGAGCGCCGCAACCTCAAGGAGGTGCTCTCCGAGCAGGAGCTGGCCGATCTGGGCATCGTGCGCAAGGGCACCGGCAGTTCCGCCGCCAAAAAGGGCCAGATGACCGGCGCCCGCTACATCGTGCTCGGCACCGTCACCTCCTATGACAGCAACGTGGAGAGCAAGGCCTCCGGCAGCAACTTCGGCTTGATGGGGGTGGGCACCGCCAAAGAGCAGCTGGAAACCAAGGACTACGTGGCGATCGACATCCGCGTGGTGGACAGCAGCACCGGCGAGGTGGTCGGCTCCCGCACCGTGGAGGGCCGCGCCAGCAACGCCGCAGAAGCCAGGTCGAGCGGCGTCAGCCTGCTGCCCGCAGCTGGCCTGGCCCTGTTGCTGGCCCCGAACATGGGTCGCACCGGCCAGGTGCTCACGGGCGCCGCCGGTACCTTGAATTTCGGCAACCGCAACAGCCAGAGCCAGCGCACCCCGGCGGCCAAGGCCCTGCGGGCGGCCCTGATCGATGCCTCCGACTACGTGAGTTGCCTGCTGGTGCCCAGGGGGAACTGCATGGCCGACTTCAACGCCCAGGACCAACAGCGGCGCCAGCGCACCCGCGGGGTGCTCCAGCTGGAGTGAGCCTGGGCTCAGCGCCGGAGCAGGGACCGACGATTCACCATCACGGCGGAATCATCGGCTCGGATGGGCACAGCCATGAGCTCAACGCCTTGGATCGTGCCGAAGTCGTCGGAACGATCTGACCCCTCTGAATCCGGTGCAAGCAGCCCGGAGACAATGCCGGCATCAAAGGAGAAACGGCCCGGACCGTTCAGCAGGATCGCCAGGCTGCCGCCCATGTAGAGCACCACCAGTTCAAGCACGTAGATGTTCAGCCCGCTGGTGAGGATGTGCTGGTAAGCGGCCACCGACATCGTTCCGGTCAGGGCAAGGGCTCCCAGCGGGGAGAGAAAGCCGAGAATCACGAACCAGGAGCCGAACAGTTCGGAGAAACCGGCCAACTGGGCGAAGAACAGCGGGAAGGGGAGGTGCAACGGCACCACGTAATTGGCGGCGAAGGTGGCCGGATCGGCCAGCTTTTCCTGGCCGTGATGGATCATCATCAGGCCGATCGACAGCCGCAGGATCAGCAGGCCGGCGTTGGCGAAGAAGCCGTCCTTGAGGAAATAGCGGCTCAGCAGAGATTTCATCGGGGAAAGGGGGTCGGAAGGTTCTCAGGAGTGGTGAGGGCCCTGTCGTTGACTTAGGGCTTGGAGCCGACGGCTCCAAGGGCGACCAAGGGGGCGTTCAGGGCTGCAGTCGGGGGGAGGCGGAGAGGCGAAAGGCCCAGAGCGCCACGGTGGCGATCAGAAAGCCCAGGAAGCCTTCGAGCAGCGAGAGGGTGGGCATGGCTTGAAGATCAACAGCCTTCATCCTGGCTCGCTGGATGAAGAAATGTGAGGACGGCTTGACGGAAACCGCCAAGCTGCCCGGCATGGGCCGCGCCACTGGGCTCACCAGGGGGGCGTCAGAAGGGGATCGGCAGCTCCACGTCCGCGGGGGCGGGGGCGCAGGACGGCACCCGCTCCTCCACCACCTGGCCGATCACCACGATCGAGGGGGACTCAAACCCCTCCGCCTCCACCCGGTCCGCCAGCTGGGCCAGCTCCGTGACCAGCTCCCGCTGGCCGTTCACCGTTCCCTGCTGGATCACCGCCGCCGGCGTGGTGGCCCCCAGGCCTCCCGCCATCAGTTCCTCGCAGATCCGGCGCAGGTTGTGCAGGCCCA from Cyanobium sp. ATX 6F1 harbors:
- a CDS encoding PilZ domain-containing protein, whose translation is MTEPTLTSPFIQVPGDGSEAGGSLQEEGEKDHGANRREHFRNSIEVTKPISLALASADGEAIGPWYSADILDLSAGGLCLVLTSGQEFEPVNRLLLNLSSQPGFGVEQISVNLRWYVKGGLLVSLGVGFDQPFDPPPELA
- a CDS encoding circularly permuted type 2 ATP-grasp protein, yielding MFTDYRPHKGYDEYFSATAQPRQALKPLLSSLGQLGLDQLNTSHAAAEILLKRLGATFRLNDSGDKGSERILPFDPLPRLISTSAWQILEKGLVQRLEAIDAFLGDVYGPQKILRDGVVPREDVESSQGWRPQMNGFKPPLGRWCHVSGLDLIRDGSGTWRVLEDNLRCPSGVAYFLENRRVMKRMFPSLFAGRAVQPIDDYASHLLRTLRELAPWTDSPKVVLLTPGVFNSAYFEHSYLAQQMGIQLVEGRDLVCEGNRVWMRSTAGLEVVDVIYRRIDDDFLDPAVFRSDSMLGVRGLMEAYRAGRVAIANAPGTGVADDKLIYAYVPEMIRYYLDEEPIIENVPTYICSREDDRAYVLAHLKELVVKSVAEAGGYGMLIGPHSTEEDILSFAAKIQADPRNFIAQPTLDLSTVPSLSEGELYPCHVDLRPYVLRGQDAWVSPGGLTRVALRRGSLVVNSSQGGGCKDTWIVDEASC
- a CDS encoding alpha-E domain-containing protein gives rise to the protein MLSRVADSLYWINRNVERAENISRFVEVSEAMALDCPPGSAEPWLPLIDACGDRELFDKLYPQGQPEDVVRFLVREEGNPSSIVNCIAVARENSRQIREVITTEMWEQINGLYWTLQESDTFWAQPPQEQLREIRRACQLYYGITDATLSRDLSWHFSRLGRLIERADKTSRILDVKYFLLLPSPEDVGGVLDELQWISLLRCTGAYQMFRQAQQQGITPKAVAEFLLLDPIFPRSLRYCLEGINRTLRVIRGNPVPGPPDDLECLSGLMLASWSFVRIDELMAQGLHEAIDQFQSDLNRLHAQIDGRYFVISTPSLPSPPEPACAPD
- a CDS encoding transglutaminase family protein, producing the protein MRARLTHTLTYRYSAPVQLGPHRVCLKPRGHGFQRLISFALRFSPEPSRSWPLVAASGDEIQRAWFLGDTDNFELQSLSEVETSMPPPLEICLEQNRLALPYPVGHLNGDLMGSLEGWLPNGQHDPAAVELAQEALMGSDQQALMFLAQLVETIQDRVKYTQRHSGPAWPAGRTLKERVGSCRDLAMLMIEACRCVGLPARFVSGYHLVEPAPERYDLHAWAEVYLPGAGWRGFDPSGMGAIDDRYILLATSSKPDLTAAVSGTYSGPPGVESKFKWSITAEVLDETHLSVPIAPSLSR
- a CDS encoding GGDEF domain-containing protein, with product MTLAGHPLQSNLADEVNQRLIRIMALVGLLGSALIGMSTGSLALIAANRSIVRQSDQISASISTFLQAESSKSEQQRMVQLYRSQTVSPDTDSLDQLVVFDGSGQVLLSSRPSLVGRSLAELLQRGDLGDGVDRASLRCFAQPTPGCRLASRSFHLPWQRTQTEWRLLNQLSFDATPRETRYLVLMTFNAEATNLLVFQQMLLLASLSILILGSLLTVLTLTLKQSLLPGLHQVAETDGLTGLANRRTFMEISEKMLNRGLDEGLPFVLTVIDIDFFKRVNDTYGHVCGDAVLKAVAQQIRVSVRERDLVGRLGGEEFGLVLSSSTTTADSILERVRQQVEASQIDWEGEPVKVTISLGAASSEHLDHSLDHLYAAADTALYQAKSEGRNRVRWAAAPRPASSSANNPSPPQTDRR
- a CDS encoding transglutaminase family protein; this translates as MTTPPWLTGSLAVASEIDRRLAAAGVKLTLGGEPTYVPDLPEGAEWTVAADGPTKLGYARALGLELQRRAWPSSTLIYCPGKRYDGEVNPRWALRLIIGADGEPIVRWPQQGISDEAAAALGPLLEADALPFLEAIGASLGCGLRPLALRDTLDPERRVWAAPLCHHDPELDPEAPPGWEAAEWPLDEPLRELLGAAGPAGLRLPLQHFPEGVLRQVLTLEVHPGGWSLFLPPLAREPLEQLLRLIAAASAGKSQPLLSGVLPLDITGHWQVLGLTADPGVLEVNLPVCANWQAYAGWMVRLEEAGATVGLRSWKDDDGHIVGTGGGNHLLWGGPDLETNPFFSRPAWLVGVLRFWQRHPSLAYLFSNPSVGPASQAPRPDEGSASWLDLELAHQVIEDLPEGDQRVLISETLRHLHADRSGNTHRSEISIDKFWNPAWAAGCQGLIEFRAIETLPRTEWIGAIALLWSALAVHLLEPAHRPETMEPFGPRLHDALMLPSALLADLEAVLARLAADGLMLDPKTFRTIWDWQNPRLLAWEQGEARLEVRRAREAWPLLCDTPVEGGSTSRFVDSSLRRFELISSAAFRQRFAVVLNGRPLTLGERPVAVRYRQEQLYPCLHPAIAPHVPLELAVLETGAGSDAALEGYWTLASERDGFRPETPSDGSSPGEGLKAAPWRAANPGDVTVDLRLEPLPA
- a CDS encoding redox protein, which encodes MFELIPYEKFRDTPAVRFFDITVPTSNARDLVVHTGPAISPPDDPESGSWQFYLHPHQEDNLLAMQGGRTFYLVNLGWNYPFHIVRLEMGGDILRIPPGTFHRSVSDPNGSLVLNQAVREKGASLVREFRVYNSSRIPRLFATTSRTAPLPKLHGVSW
- a CDS encoding CsgG/HfaB family protein, encoding MATRVHCFNEQATPPEPAVPSLRAFLSPLSALLLVTGLGLSPLVASAQQSQPIRSSQRRPTVSVPDFKNTVTQSTWWWQGPVAQDLAAALANELQATGDLQVVERRNLKEVLSEQELADLGIVRKGTGSSAAKKGQMTGARYIVLGTVTSYDSNVESKASGSNFGLMGVGTAKEQLETKDYVAIDIRVVDSSTGEVVGSRTVEGRASNAAEARSSGVSLLPAAGLALLLAPNMGRTGQVLTGAAGTLNFGNRNSQSQRTPAAKALRAALIDASDYVSCLLVPRGNCMADFNAQDQQRRQRTRGVLQLE
- a CDS encoding DoxX family protein — encoded protein: MKSLLSRYFLKDGFFANAGLLILRLSIGLMMIHHGQEKLADPATFAANYVVPLHLPFPLFFAQLAGFSELFGSWFVILGFLSPLGALALTGTMSVAAYQHILTSGLNIYVLELVVLYMGGSLAILLNGPGRFSFDAGIVSGLLAPDSEGSDRSDDFGTIQGVELMAVPIRADDSAVMVNRRSLLRR